From Aegilops tauschii subsp. strangulata cultivar AL8/78 chromosome 5, Aet v6.0, whole genome shotgun sequence:
GCGCCTGTGCCCTTCCTCACCACACCTTACACATCGGACAATCGATTTAGGCTTGTTGGCGGCCAGTACTTTTCCTTCTGATTTTGCGGAACACTTGGGAGGTGTAGATGATGGGTCGCGTTGTTTTGATAGTGCAAGCCGCAGAGCAGCTTGGAAGTTCTCTCTCTGACTCTGAAATGCCTCAGTCAATACTGAATTCAAGGGGCACTTAGCAAGATAATGATCCTGACACTCACAAAGAAAGCATTTAACACCGCCCAATCGGCACTCTCCATCCTCATGATACTCGTCACAGCTTGAGCAACTGAGACCATGTGTACTGGTACTGTGCCCTATCTCTCCACAGGCATTTACGACTGTAATGTCCTTCCTTGCCACAGACCAAACAAGTGATTACCCCGTTCTTTTTGTCCCGTGCAGGCCTCTGTTGCGGATAGTGGCCTTGGTACCCAAAGGAATGCCATGCGATGTGCTTCTCTGTATGTTCATGTTGGTTCTTCCACTTTCTTTTTGACCCGATTTCCTGACTCTTGGCAGATGATCCATTGGTTTTCATCTGAATTAACTGTTTCTGGACAGGGGTAACAGATAAGAGGGGAAAACATGAGACAAGAAAGAAAATGTAGTTTGAGGAGTATGATAAAATGAATGATATTCAAGACGCTGCTGTGTAGATGCAACAGAATATAGCCCATCAGTGGCGGAGCCAAGGAGGGACGAGCAGGGGCCAgcccatccccccccccccccccccccccccccccgatactctTGGAGCTGGTGTACGCAACCAGCAAAATCACACGTACAAGCATAGACGGCTACGGCGCCGTGTGCCctttccgccgccgccgcccatcaGCTTCTGATCTCCCCGCTTTGCCGCTCACGATCTGATTTGTACGACGACTCAGCGACACAACCTACTTCATAGCTTCAGCCAACGAACTAGCAGGTTCACACATCACACTATACTAATCTCTCTCACTTCTCATCTCAGTGTTGAAACTATATATATCAgattttatttgttttgttttctcaTTTGAGATTCTATCAAGAATTCATACCTTGTACGTGTTCTAAAATTACCGTGATGCAAATTATCTTGTATGAGTTTATATTTATTGATGCAAAAAAATTCTATGGGGACCTTAGACAGTAGCTAATTCTGAAATTGAAATTCTTCAACTATGAGGAGAAAAATGCAgccaaacaccattaatattaaTTCATTTTTTAAGCTAGTTACTTCTAAAATTGAAATTCCTCAACCATGAAGAGAGATAACGCTGCCAAACCGCATTAAGATTAATTTGTTTTCGAAGCCAGTTGCTTCAAATTCTTGACATACTGAAATTGTTAATGAGGCTGACGTGCTATAATTATCTTTTACACTGGATTTTTTTTATCTACTTAGCTTGGCCCCCCCTATACTCAAATCCTGGCTGCGCCCCTGTAGCCCATATAGCTAAACAGCATCCACTGATGTGCGTCCATACAAGCATGCCTCAACTAGTATAATATAGgtgcaaaacaatgcatcaaccATATACTTGTGTTTGAGCACAAGTGTTGATATCCTCCTACTGCCGATGCAAAAAAATCTAACATGTGATGAGAGAGATTGTAACAGCATAACTCTGTGATGTACAAAGCTCTGTCCTTTGTAAAGAAAGAAGCGACTAAACAGGGCAATTGCTTCAGGAGCGGAGATATGAAAGAGGGAGGGGGGGAATCATGGGGGAGAAGAAGAGGGTTCAGTGGGAGGGACTGCTCTGGCCGGTAGGCATGGAATTCAATCACCGTTTCAACATACCGCATGCACCAAATCACCTACCGAATTAGTAGATGAAGGCGGGATAATAATCGATCTAAATGGAAGGGGAATGGATCAAGAAAAGACGAGGGAGATACGCGGGGAGATGGGGAGCGTAAGGCCTACTACCTGAGGGGACTGGAGTGGGTAGCGGGGAGCAGGAGAAGggagcccggcggcggcggcggcggcggtggctaaTTGGTGGCGCCGGGGTCAACAGCCGGCGGCGGCTGCTCTGCTGTTTTGGTTGGGAGTTGAAGCAAGCAGGCAGGCAGTGGGGAATTACCTTACGGACGACTAGCGGGCCTGCCCATTTTAGCGCGGGTGCTTCGCTCGCTCCCggttatttatttttctttttgggttccttttattttttttctttgatTTGTTTTTTTCACTAGATTTCTTTGGTTTTTTTGTCTTCACTTCACTTTGGTTTGTTTGTTTTCTCAttggttttccttttttttattctATCTTCCGCTATACTTTGGTTTCTTTGTTTTCTCATAGGTTTTCTTCGTTTCCTTTAGGGGTTTCTTCGtatttcctttttgtttcttACTCGGTTTTTACTGGATTTCTCTTTTCAACACATGTCTAATTTTTCTCATTACACAATGTACATTTTAGAGCACACGGGATACAATTCTATGATACAAGCTAgacatttttcaaatgcatgatATACCTTTTTAATTGCATGCTTTCAACACTTTTTGAATATGtgggaacattttttttcaaatacacgTAAACATTTTTAAACATACTTGTAAATCAACAATAATTAATATGAATCAGATGTCATGAACATTGCTTTTACATTGTATAATTTTTTTAAAGATCATGGATGTTTTTCGGAAACACACGAATATATTTTGAAAATGTCACGATACGATTTTTTTAGTGGATTTTTTTAATCAACATGATTTTTTCTTACATATTTTATATATCTTTTTTTTAAATGCATGCACATTTTTTGGATATGTGGGAATGTTTCTATCAAATGTGATGTACATTTTTTAATGGCACAAAACAATTTtttacattatggaaaaaaaataaaaattgtaCACATTTCTTAATAATTTCGCATACATTTGTCTTTTAAAGACGGGATTTTTTTATATTGGCACAAACTTATTTTTTGAATGTTATCATCTTTTACTTAAAACCATGCCAACAAAAAATTAAATTATACCAGGTTAAACAAAATTGAATGCATGTACGATGAACACTTTAAAAACTAAAAGGAAAATTGGAATGGAAATtaaaaaataagagaaaaatagaaaaaaattaTAAGAAGAAAAGGCGGGTGTGACATCGGCGCTACTGTGCTAGCCCATAATCGGTTGCCTTTTGGCGAAGCAAGCTACCCACGTCAACAACTCTACCACGACCGAGTCGTCCGGCTCCCATCAGCTCGCTACCGACGAGGACTCGACAACGGATGACGATGTCGGAGGGGCCTTTGAAGGACAGGATCCGCTCGCTACCGAGTCGGCCGACGTGGTGGCCTCGGACGGCTCGGGGTCTACGTCGAGCAACACTTCCAAGAGGAAAAATCCGAGCGTGGTCCGGGGAAGGTCCCGGAACCAATGGTTGCCGGCGACCGTCCTATCATAACAGGAGAGTGGTAAGTATTTGATTTGCAAAGTATTTTGGATACCCCAACTTTTCCACTCACATATGCTTGTCTTTTTCATTATGCAGTTAGTGGGAATTTCTCCCTGCCAAGCCTAAGGGGGCGCGACTGCCGAACCACATCATCGACTCCCTCGTGAGGAAGTACTTCCCCGGGTTGGCCAAGCCGGGTGATGACGACCCGCCGTCGCCAGGTTTCACCTGGGAGCACTACCAGCACACCAAGGATGAGCACGATGTCACCATGGCCGCCTGGGTCATCAACAGTTTTCATGTAGTATCTTTGCCACTGCATTGTTCCGTATTCAAATTCTTGTAATTAACTGCCATATGCTTTCTTGTAGGAAGCATTTCCTTGCGTGGATGGTGAGAAAGAGAAGGCGACAAAAGCCCTCATGAAATCAGCTCGGATGATACTCTTTAAGGTACAAGGGCGTGATGCAGTGTTGGCAACTTGATGACAAGTGGTTGAAGATGACGAGGAAATTTGCTTGCCAGACGTACTTGGAGAGAGAAGAATACTTGTCAGTGGTAAGTCACACTATTGGTTGTTAGTACTTTGAGTCATCCGCCGCTTGTTAGATGCATTAGTCAATGATTCGATTTTGTCTGACTAGGTGAGGTAACCGAGGTAACCCTGGATGAAGGAAGATTGTTGGGAGGCCCTGGTTGACATGTGGTGTGACCTGGCATGGCAGGCGCAATCAGTGGTGAATCTAGCACAAAATTGAAGGGTAGGCCCAAAACATCACGTTTCTAAGTCTAATTAGCAAATACATTGCAATTTACATGTTAAACATCTGAGTAAAATTGTCAAGTAGTATGCTTAGCTGAAATAGGATATTTGGAGGGTAGACTTAAGCCTATTGAAGCCCCCTAGTGGAATCGCCACTGGGCACAACATGTGAAGAAGGGTAACGATCGCGCCAACATGTGGACAGAGTTAATCAAAACTAGCCGACCTCCAACCAAGAGCATCTTGCTCAACCGTTTCTCTAAACGCCCCTCTACATGTTTTCACTCCGCAATGATGAGACGCTGATAATGAATCGGCATTTTCAGATATTTAATCGGAAATTGGCCATGTGCGCAACCAAACAGGTCGGCATAATCAGCAGCCGCCTCACCAGCAGCATCTCCAAAGCAGAAATGCCAAATACTACCACTACAACAGTAGTAGTACAAAAGAAGGCCTAATGCGTTCAAAAGAAATGCGACAAATCAACGGTGGCAATTGATCTGGTGAACAAATCAACCGCGGGAATGCGAAATACTACCACTACAACAGTGAGAGCTGGAGCAACGCCACCAGCAGGGCGGCCGCCACCGGCGCCACGCCGAGCCGCGTGACCGCCGCCCCCGAGGTGGCTATCTGAATGGTGAAGTTGCACGTCGCCGTGGAGGGATCCGTCTGGGTGGGCAGCGCGAGGCCCTGGAAGTCACAGGCCTCGTCCTCCTGGCTCTGCGTCTGGTAGTAGGCGTTGAAGGCGTAGGAGGCGTTGCCCTTGGCGTCCATGCCGTTGCACGACGACCCGTATCCCAGCGTCGTGCAGTCGGCGTTGCTGCACGCGTAGTCGATCTTGGCGCCCAGGAGCTTGCCGAGGTCGTCCCTGCTGGCCTTGGGGTTGAGCGCGCACCACGTTCTCGACAGGTACTGCACCCCCTTGGCCGGCACCAGCGTCGCGTCCCGGCGGCCCTGCCCGCTGAGGTCCATGCCGAACTTGGGCTGCCCGTCGTACCGGAAGATGCCCCAGTGCCGCTCGAAGCTGCCCGGCTGCACGCTCTTCCGGTCCTCGTCCACCACCCCGAACAGGTACGTCTCGACGTGCCGGTTCGGCCTCGCCGGCGTGCCACGGTTGGCCGCCAGCCGCTTCAGCAGCCCGTCGTAGAAGCGGTGCGCATAGGACGCCTTGGCGTGCCTGTCGCCGTCGGTGGGCCAGCCCACCTCGCCCACGATGATCGGCATGTCGCCGTGCCCcaccgccgccagcgccgccaCCAGCGTGTCGAAGTTGGCGTCGTACACGTTGGTGTACATGACGCCGTTGTCGTTCACCGGCGCCGCGCCGCCGTCGAAGAAGGCGAAGTCCAGGGGGAAGTTGTCGTCGAGGTAGAGGCTGAGGAAGGGGTAGATGTTGACGGTGAAGGGCGCCTTGTTCTTGGCCAGGAACTTGACCATGTCCGTCATGACGCCGGAGATTTCGGCGCGGAAGCGGCCCGCCGACGGCACGGGGTTCCTGGCCGGGGAGCTGTACACGTCGGCGTTGAGAGGGACCGTCGCCTTGATCCGGTCGCCGACGCCAGCGTCATTGAGCGCGTTCTGGATGTTCTCCAGCGCCGGCAAGGTGACCTTCATGAACGAACCGTTGTACGCCTCCAAGAATGGCTCGTTGCCCACGGCCACGTACCTGCATTGCAGCACACCATGACAATTCATTCAGTCACAATTGATGGCATAACTCCagccaaaaataaaatataaaaaaaccATGTCGTGGCGGGGCACTCGCATTATGACGACTTTGCTAGAGTGATTTTCGGTCGAAATCGCCATATCGACGGTTATTATGTCAATCGGCCCAATATAGCGAGACATGCTATGGTTTTCTTTCTCTGTTTTTCAAACATCACACACACACATGACACATCTCCGTTATCCTGCATCCCAATATGTCCTAAAGGCCTAAAGCTACCACTGTCAGTGAAGAAGCATATATAAATCGCACTACCAATCTGTCAAAAAAATTGATAGAACTCTATTGAGTTTCAACAAACTAATTGTCAAACCATGACAAATTGACAGCCAGCCCACATTATCCATGCTGTAAGATGGCCCGCCAAAAGAATATGATCCCTTGGGTTGCACACCACGACCAACCAAAACGTCCCACCAACCTCCTCCACAGACCAGTGTCCCCCTCCAACCCTCATTCTATAAGCACATTGATGTTCTGAAGATCTTCACCGGATTAAGTAGTAAGT
This genomic window contains:
- the LOC109743359 gene encoding glucan endo-1,3-beta-glucosidase 8 → MRRLEAAALLLAAAAAVLVLAGAAEGLGVNWGTQASHPLPPKVVVQLLKDNGIKKVKLFETNIDAMKALAGSGVEVMLAIPNNLLHRIAGDSGAAKDWVKRNVKRFDFDGGVVIKYVAVGNEPFLEAYNGSFMKVTLPALENIQNALNDAGVGDRIKATVPLNADVYSSPARNPVPSAGRFRAEISGVMTDMVKFLAKNKAPFTVNIYPFLSLYLDDNFPLDFAFFDGGAAPVNDNGVMYTNVYDANFDTLVAALAAVGHGDMPIIVGEVGWPTDGDRHAKASYAHRFYDGLLKRLAANRGTPARPNRHVETYLFGVVDEDRKSVQPGSFERHWGIFRYDGQPKFGMDLSGQGRRDATLVPAKGVQYLSRTWCALNPKASRDDLGKLLGAKIDYACSNADCTTLGYGSSCNGMDAKGNASYAFNAYYQTQSQEDEACDFQGLALPTQTDPSTATCNFTIQIATSGAAVTRLGVAPVAAALLVALLQLSLL